The DNA region CGCCAGAACGTACAGCTCCCGCGCCGCACCCGTCCGCCGCAAACGCAGCGCCGCCCACAGCAGCGCCGCCCAAAATAATGCGTTCAGCGCGTACACCTCCGCCATCGTCGCCACCGACCACAGCGTCCTCCCCGCCAACGCCAAAAGGCCCGCCGCCGCCATCGCCAACGCCTCCCCCATTTCCCCCACATCCAGCTGCCGCGCCAACTCCCGAGCCGCCAGCGCCAGGAAGAACGCCGCCCCCGCCGCCGCGGCCGCCGATACCAGGTTTATCAAAAACGCCTGCTCCCCCCACGGGAAAAACGTCGCCAGCTGCCCCAGCAGCGCGTACAGCGGGTAACCCGTCGGGTGCGCCACGCCCAGCGTCGCCGCCACCCCCAGGAACTCCCCCGAATCCAATATGGACAGCCCCGGCGCCGCGCCCGCGGCGTAGAGCGCGAAGCCGCCCAGTAACAAGGCCCAGGGGAGAAAGCGCAACCACGTTTTGTTCGTAAACGTCATATTAATTACGGCGCCGACGTACTTACGCCGTACTCGGCCAGTAGTCTTTCGAAAGCCGTGGTGTTT from bacterium includes:
- a CDS encoding DUF2723 domain-containing protein gives rise to the protein MTFTNKTWLRFLPWALLLGGFALYAAGAAPGLSILDSGEFLGVAATLGVAHPTGYPLYALLGQLATFFPWGEQAFLINLVSAAAAAGAAFFLALAARELARQLDVGEMGEALAMAAAGLLALAGRTLWSVATMAEVYALNALFWAALLWAALRLRRTGAARELYVLA